The following is a genomic window from Trueperaceae bacterium.
GGTGGATCAACGACTTCACGTACTCTCGTAGGGCAGTATCCCAGGCGTCCTCCCGGTCCCACGGGATCGTCCCCCGGCAGTACGGGTCGTGACCGCCCTCCAGGCCTATCTCGTCCCCGTAGTAGATGCAGGGTGCGCCGGGGAAGGTGAGCAGCAGCAGGAACGCCATCCTCAAGGCGTTCTTGTCGTTGCACACGACCGTGAGCGCGCGAGGCGTGTCGTGAGAGCCGATCAGGTTCAGCTGCGCGTTGGTCGTTTCGCGCCGGTGGCGCTCCAGCAGGGAGGTCACCTCCCGCGCGAAACCCGCCGCGTCGAGCCCATCGATCGCCACGTAACCGCACTTGGCTATCTCTGACCGGTTCAGATCGGTGGCGACGAGACCGAACACGGCGCGGGTGAACGGGTAGTTCATGACGGCGTCGAACTGATCGCCCTGCAACCAACGATCGGCCTCGGTCCAGATCTCACCCACCAGGTAGCACTCGGGGTTGACGGCCCGACAGCGCCTGCGGAACTCCTGCCAGAAGCCGTCGTCATCGATCTCGTTGGGCACGTCGAGACGCCAGCCGTCTATCCCCAGGCGCAACCAGTGCTCGGCGACTCCCCACAGGTACTCGCGCACCGCCGGGTTCGAGGTATTGAACTTCGGCAACGCGGGCAGGTTCCACCAGGCGTCGTAACCCAACGGGCCGCCGCCGTAGGCGTTCAGCGGGAAGCGCCGAACGTGGAACCAGTCGAGGTAGGGGCTGTCTGGCCCGTTCTCGAGGATGTCGGAGAAGCGGAAGAAGCCGCGGCTGGCGTGGTTGAAGACACCGTCGAGGACGACTCTCATGTTCCTCTCGTGGGCCTCGCGGATGAGCTCCTCCAGCGCGCGGTTACCGCCGAGCAGCGGATCTACTCGGAAGTAGTCGTGGGTGTGATAGCGGTGGTTGGAGGCGCTCTGGAACACCGGGGTGAAGTAGAGGGCGTTCACGCCGAGTTCGCTCAGCAGATCGAGCCGTTCGCTCACCCCCAACAGGTCGCCCCCCTTATAGCCGTGCACGGTGGGTTCCGACGTCCACGGTTCGAGCCGCTCCGGCTTGGAGAGGCGCTCGCTTCGAGCGAAACGGTCGGGGAAGATCTGGTAGAAGACGGCGTCCTGCACCCAGGACGGCGGAGACGAAAACGACATGACGACCATTCTAGTCACGGTCCGCTGGCGCGCGGCCGTCATTTCCCACTGAGCGCCCGGCCGTTACGAAGCGGCGGCCGACCCCCTGGAGAGCCGGCCGCCTTCCGGTGCTCAGGCTTCAGGCCAAGGCCCCTGGCCCTCCCATCAGGGCCCCTTCCGGGTCCCCGAGGCGTCGCAGCGAGCGCAGGTCGCTGATCGAGATGCAACGGTAGCCGGTATCGATGATCCCGTCGTGCCGCATGTCGGCCAACTCCTTCGAGACGCTCTCGCGGGTGCTTGCCGTACCTTCGGCGATCAACTCGTGTGAGGCGCATATGCGCCAGGAGCCGTCCTCGGCCTTCTCCGCCAACGGCGTTCGGATCAGCTTGCAGAGGTAACGTGCGATCCGCTCGCGCAGGTACCCGACCTGGAAGTCGTACTCGTCGTTGAGTAGACGCTTCGTCTGGGCGACGAGCGAGTGGACGACGCCGAGTACGTTCACACCCTGCAGTTCACGGGCATCGAACGCCTCGACCACCGCCTCGGTAGCGGCCTCGGCGTCGGCGAACCGGCTGGCCCCGATGAAGACCTCCTCTCCGAAGAGGTCGCCGGGCAGCACGTGCCGCAGGGTCACGCTGCGTCCGTCGGGCTTGATGCGCATGAGCCGGATCAGTCCGCTCTCTACACGATAGAACGACTCAGGCACGTCCCCTTCGTGGAAGAGCGGTTGCCTCGCTGCCAGCCTGAGCTGGCGGCACTTGTCTTCGTGGAACCCCTCCGCCGTGTGCAGCTGCCTGACGCCTTCCCTCTGTAGTACGTAGTCGGACATGCTAGCTGCCTCCCCCCGTTTGTCCCGCTGCCCCCACCGTGCTTTCCGGGCCGATGAGAAGGGCTCGATTCCGATGTGAAGGATTCCGCCCAGGAGGGGAAAAGTGACCGGACGCCCAGTGTGAGAATAGTAACGAAAGCCCATGTGCCTGCGCCCTCTCCGGTTTATGTTTCTCCTGCCGTACGACGGCAGGGGGAGGTAGTTGCAATGGAAGTAGCCAAGAGATTCAGTCTCGTGCTGCTCCTCGCGCTGGGAGCGGCGTTCGGGGCGGCACAAGGAGTCGGTCAACCGGTAGAACCGGCGACTCCGGCACCCGAGATGGCACCGGCGCCGGAGATCCCCGACGTCGCCTGGGTGCGCCTCGCTCACTTCTCGCCGAACGCCCCGGAGTTGACGGTCACGTTCACGCCCACGGATGAGGAGACGGCGGCGGGGTTCAGCGGTGACCAGTTCCCGTCGATCGACTATAAGACCTTCACCGAGTACGTCGAGATCCCGGCGGGTAACTACACCGTCAGCGCGCAGGGGGTAGAGGGCACCGTGGAGGAGGAGTTCAGCTTCGCCCGCGGCTCCTACTACACACTGGCGACGATGGGACTGGTGCTTCCGGCCGACGTGCAGGCCGAACAGCAGCAGGAAGGTGAAGGGGAGGATGGCGACGGCGGCGGATTCGTCGGGTTCTTCCAGAACCTCTTCGGTGAGGGCGACGAGAACCGCGACCGGCTGGCACTTCAGTTCCAGCTCATCGAGGATGACCTGACGCGGGTCCCGAACGAGGGCGAAACCCTGGTGCGCGTGGTTCACGCTGCTCCTGGTACCGAACCGGTGGCCCTGGCGGTCGAGGGCGAGCAGGGCACGCTCGTGAGCGACGTCGAGTTCGGCGAGGCAAGCCGCTACGCCTCGTACGAAGGCACCGTAGAGGACCTCGAGGTGCGGCTCGCGGGCTCCCGCGCCGCCGCCTTCACGCTCGACAGCGTGAACCTCGAATCGGGCAACCTCAACACCGTCTACGTGGTGGGCACTCCGGTCGAGGAGGCCCCCCTCGCGATCATGGGCTCGAGCATCGCTCCGGTTGAAGCCGGCGCTCCGGCAGGCGAGGACGTCGCCGCGCAGACGCAGCAGGCCGGCGAGACAGCCGGTGGCGGCGCGGCCGAGGAGGATGCTGCCGAAGGGGATGCGGCCGAAGAGGAGGGTGCCGAGGGCGCTGCTCAGGAGGGCGCTAACGAAGAGCAGCCCGCCGAGGAGCCGGCACAACCGGCCGACGAGGGCGCTGCCGGCGAAGAACAGGCCGGCGAGCAGGCCGGCGAAGCTACCGAAGAGCAGCCTGCCGAGGAGCCAGCGACGGAGGAGCCAGCTCCCGAGGAGCCGGCCGAACAGCCCGCTACGGAAGAGCCCGCAGAACAGGCTCAGTAAGCGCTTACTCTAGTCGAGAGCGGGGCGGCCATCGGCCGCCCCGCTTCTCTTCGTGTTCTCAGGATTGCCAGCTGCTAGGGACGAACAAAAGAAAAAGCTTTGAGAATCGCTCCGCCGGGGGGGCAGCGGGGTGCGGAGGTTCCTCAAAGCTTGAGAACATTATGCACAAGCCGTGAGAAGATTGCAAGAGGTAGCGGGACGTGAGTGCAAGCGATTACAGCAGGCGCCGGGCGCCCCTCCTACGATTCACCCCTGTTCGGGTCGCAGTAGCGGGAAGAGGATAACGTCGCGGATGCTGGGCGCGTCAGCGAGCAGCATCGCAAGCCTGTCGATGCCCAGACCCAGCCCGCCCGTGGGCGGCATGCCGTACTCCAGGGCAGCCAGGAAGTCCTCGTCCACCCGGTGCGCCTCCTCGTCTCCCCCTTCGCGCAACCTCTGCTGCAACTCGAACCTCTCTCGTTGATCGAGCGGGTCGTTGAGCTCGCTGAAGGCGTTACCCAGCTCCATTCCCACCGCCACCGGCTCGAACCGCTCCACCAGGCCGGGACGCGAGCGGTGATCCTTGGCCAGTGGGCTTATCGCTCTCGGATGATCCATCACGAAGGTGGGCTGGACGAGGTGCGGCTCGAGGTAGATGTCGTAGAGCTTGTCGTAGATCTGGTTGAGCGGTTGCCGGGCCAGGGCCTCTTCCCCCTGACCGGGATGCTCACGAGCGACCCAGGCACGCAGCTTCTCCTCGTCCAACAGGTCGAAGTCGATGCCCGCTCGTTCGGCGAGCGCCGAGGTGTAATCGACCCGCGGCCAAGGCGGGGTGAAATCGAGTTCCTGCCCCTGATACTCGATCACCTTCGATCCGCTCAGGCTCTCGACCAGCCGGGAGTACATCTGCTCGACCAGCTCGAGGATGTCGAGGTAGTCGCGCCCTGCCCAGTAGAGCTCGAGCATCGTGTACTCCGGGTTGTGCTTGTAGGAGATGCCCTCGTTGCGGAAGTTGCGACCGATCTCGTAGACCGCCTCGAAGCCGCCCACGATGAGCCTCTTGAGGTAGAGCTCCAGCGAGATGCGCAGGTGGAAGTCGAAGTCGAGCGCGTTGTGGTGGGTGATGAAGGGCCTCGCCTCGGCGCCCCCGGGAACGGCCTGCAGGACCGGCGTCTCCACCTCGATGAAACCGAGGTCGTCGAGGTAGCGGCGGATGTACGAGATCGCTTTGGAGCGAAGTTCGAACGCCCGACGCACTTCGGGATTGACCATCAGGTCGAGGTGGCGCTGGCGGTACCTGCGCTCCTTGTCGGAGAGCCCGTGGAACTTGTCCGGCAGAGGCCTCAGTGACTTCACCAGCGGGCGGAAGTCGGTCGCCTTGACCGTCAGTTCGCCCGTCCTGGTAACGAAGAGAGTGCCGCGCACCTCCAGCCAATCGCCCAGGTCGATCTTCTTCAGGGTCCTGTATTTCTCGAGCTCGTCGCGCTGGAAGTAGGCCTGGATGTTGCCGGTCGGGTCGGCCAGGGTGATGAAGGTAACCTTGCCCATGCCCCTGATGGTCATGGCCCGGCCCGCTACCGTAACCTCCTCGTCCCAGGCCTCGCCCGGTTGGGCGCCCTCGTAGCGCTGCTGCAGCTCTGCCGCCTTGTCACTCACCCGGTAGCTGTACGGGAACCGCTCGAAGCCCTCCTCGGCCAATCTCTCGAGGTTCTCTAGTCGCTGCTGCCGCTGTTCCTGAAGGGACTTCTCCGACATGACTCAACAGTCTAAGCGACGGACGCACGAAAAATGGGCGGGTAGCCCGAAGACGACCCGCCCACGAGACAGCGCTGGCTTCAGCTGATCGACATCAGGGTGTACTCGTTGCGCCGGTTGTTGATGACGACCTCGACGGTATCCCCCGGCTTGCGCCCCATCAGCGCCTGGCCCAGCGGAGACTCGTCGCTTACCTTGGGGATGTCTCCCTCGAGGACACCGGCCTCGATCGGCGAGACCAGCTGAACCTCGAACGCCTCCTTCGAAGCGGTGTCCTGGAGGGTGATGACAGCACCCAGGTCCACCTTGTCCACCTCGTGGGCGGCGATGATCTCGGCCCTGTTCAGCTGATCCTCGAGGTTGTCGATGCGCATCTCGAGGCGGGCCTTCTCGCGCTTGGCCTCCTCGAGCCCGGAATCGTCGTAGTCGTCCGAGGAGCCGGTCAGCTCGCGGAGGATCCGCGTGGCCTCCTCGAGGCGAACGTACTCCTGTTCCAACTGCGTCTTCAGTCGGTCATACCCTTCCTGTGTGAGGCGGACCTGCCTTGCCATGATCTCCTCCTGCCGGTATACATGCTTGCCCCGACCGGTACCGGTGGAGGCGAGCCCGTTTGGCTAGTTGACGTTGGCATTTTAGCCCATTTCCGGCGACGGAGACTGTCGCCAGCAACGTCCTCCCGCACGTTCCGGTTCCGGAACGAGGGGAGGGGTCCGTGCGGACCCCTCCCCTCGACGTGCCGGCGCGGGCCCAAGCCCTCCGGCGGAAGCTGCTTCCAGCTCAGTTGGCAGCCGAACGGGCGGCTTCCAGCCAACTGTCCACAGACTCCTGGTTGGCAGCGATCCACTCCTCGGCGATCGCGGTGATGTCGCTGGCGCTGTCCTCGCCTTCGCGTATCCGCACCGTCATCTCGGTGATGTCCTCGAGCGGGATCTCGATCTGCCGGAAGAGCTCGTGCGCCGCCGGGTTCTCCTCGAGGAACTCGTTGTTCGCAACCGCGCTGATGTCGCTGACGACGAAGCCCAGATCGATCGGGTCGGTAACGGCATTGGGGAAGCCCGAGAGGGTCATGAACTCCTCGAGGCCCTCCTGCGCCGGGGTCGGGTTGATCTCGGGAACGTTGATCCAGAGGACGTCTTCACCGGGAACGAGCTCGTGGGTGGTGAAGTTCGGCGTCCAGGTGTAGTAGAGAACAGGTTCGCCCGCTTCGTAACGCGCCACTACGTCGGCGAACATCGCCGGATAGCCTGCGGTGATGGCGTTCACATGGTCGTGCAGGTCGTAGGCGTCCATGTGGTGACTGATGATGACCTCGCAGCCCCAGCCTGGCGGGCAGGCGCCCAGATCGGCCTTGCCGTCGCCGTTGGCGTCGAACGCCTCTTTCACCTCGGGTCGCTTGAAGTCCTCGAGCGAGGTGATGTCGTACTTCTCGATCGACTCTATATCGACCAGGTAGCCCTGGAGCGCCCCTGCTTCGACGATCGTGCCGACGATCGAGGCGTTCTCGTCGAAGTTGGGGGGGAGTTGGGCGTAGTGACCAGGGAACCAGCCGTTGGCCCAGTAGTCGACGTCGCCCTGCGCGACGGCCTGGTAGAAGATCGGGTTGGATACGGACTGAGCTTCGTTGACGTCGTAGCCCAGCTCTTCGAGCAGTAGCCTGAAGATGGCCTCGACCGGCAGAGCCGACTGCCAGGTGGCGACGGCGGGCTGCACCTCG
Proteins encoded in this region:
- a CDS encoding glycoside hydrolase family 13 protein; this encodes MSFSSPPSWVQDAVFYQIFPDRFARSERLSKPERLEPWTSEPTVHGYKGGDLLGVSERLDLLSELGVNALYFTPVFQSASNHRYHTHDYFRVDPLLGGNRALEELIREAHERNMRVVLDGVFNHASRGFFRFSDILENGPDSPYLDWFHVRRFPLNAYGGGPLGYDAWWNLPALPKFNTSNPAVREYLWGVAEHWLRLGIDGWRLDVPNEIDDDGFWQEFRRRCRAVNPECYLVGEIWTEADRWLQGDQFDAVMNYPFTRAVFGLVATDLNRSEIAKCGYVAIDGLDAAGFAREVTSLLERHRRETTNAQLNLIGSHDTPRALTVVCNDKNALRMAFLLLLTFPGAPCIYYGDEIGLEGGHDPYCRGTIPWDREDAWDTALREYVKSLIHLRHEHVALRNGSFEVLHAQGDLLIFARREGGDRAIVALNRGEKQLPLDISLSSDGLAGEYHDPLGGLRLSVEGRRLHGFDVPPRRGTLYLARG
- a CDS encoding cyclic nucleotide-binding domain-containing protein yields the protein MSDYVLQREGVRQLHTAEGFHEDKCRQLRLAARQPLFHEGDVPESFYRVESGLIRLMRIKPDGRSVTLRHVLPGDLFGEEVFIGASRFADAEAATEAVVEAFDARELQGVNVLGVVHSLVAQTKRLLNDEYDFQVGYLRERIARYLCKLIRTPLAEKAEDGSWRICASHELIAEGTASTRESVSKELADMRHDGIIDTGYRCISISDLRSLRRLGDPEGALMGGPGALA
- a CDS encoding DUF4397 domain-containing protein, giving the protein MEVAKRFSLVLLLALGAAFGAAQGVGQPVEPATPAPEMAPAPEIPDVAWVRLAHFSPNAPELTVTFTPTDEETAAGFSGDQFPSIDYKTFTEYVEIPAGNYTVSAQGVEGTVEEEFSFARGSYYTLATMGLVLPADVQAEQQQEGEGEDGDGGGFVGFFQNLFGEGDENRDRLALQFQLIEDDLTRVPNEGETLVRVVHAAPGTEPVALAVEGEQGTLVSDVEFGEASRYASYEGTVEDLEVRLAGSRAAAFTLDSVNLESGNLNTVYVVGTPVEEAPLAIMGSSIAPVEAGAPAGEDVAAQTQQAGETAGGGAAEEDAAEGDAAEEEGAEGAAQEGANEEQPAEEPAQPADEGAAGEEQAGEQAGEATEEQPAEEPATEEPAPEEPAEQPATEEPAEQAQ
- the lysS gene encoding lysine--tRNA ligase, with translation MSEKSLQEQRQQRLENLERLAEEGFERFPYSYRVSDKAAELQQRYEGAQPGEAWDEEVTVAGRAMTIRGMGKVTFITLADPTGNIQAYFQRDELEKYRTLKKIDLGDWLEVRGTLFVTRTGELTVKATDFRPLVKSLRPLPDKFHGLSDKERRYRQRHLDLMVNPEVRRAFELRSKAISYIRRYLDDLGFIEVETPVLQAVPGGAEARPFITHHNALDFDFHLRISLELYLKRLIVGGFEAVYEIGRNFRNEGISYKHNPEYTMLELYWAGRDYLDILELVEQMYSRLVESLSGSKVIEYQGQELDFTPPWPRVDYTSALAERAGIDFDLLDEEKLRAWVAREHPGQGEEALARQPLNQIYDKLYDIYLEPHLVQPTFVMDHPRAISPLAKDHRSRPGLVERFEPVAVGMELGNAFSELNDPLDQRERFELQQRLREGGDEEAHRVDEDFLAALEYGMPPTGGLGLGIDRLAMLLADAPSIRDVILFPLLRPEQG
- a CDS encoding GreA/GreB family elongation factor, translating into MARQVRLTQEGYDRLKTQLEQEYVRLEEATRILRELTGSSDDYDDSGLEEAKREKARLEMRIDNLEDQLNRAEIIAAHEVDKVDLGAVITLQDTASKEAFEVQLVSPIEAGVLEGDIPKVSDESPLGQALMGRKPGDTVEVVINNRRNEYTLMSIS
- the proX gene encoding glycine betaine/L-proline ABC transporter substrate-binding protein ProX, whose translation is MKRSLLVSILAASIALAGAASAQNQEMPGEGVEVQPAVATWQSALPVEAIFRLLLEELGYDVNEAQSVSNPIFYQAVAQGDVDYWANGWFPGHYAQLPPNFDENASIVGTIVEAGALQGYLVDIESIEKYDITSLEDFKRPEVKEAFDANGDGKADLGACPPGWGCEVIISHHMDAYDLHDHVNAITAGYPAMFADVVARYEAGEPVLYYTWTPNFTTHELVPGEDVLWINVPEINPTPAQEGLEEFMTLSGFPNAVTDPIDLGFVVSDISAVANNEFLEENPAAHELFRQIEIPLEDITEMTVRIREGEDSASDITAIAEEWIAANQESVDSWLEAARSAAN